The nucleotide window GCGGACTATCCCATTTCTAATGGACCATGGTGAATAATCTCTCCGTCTTGCTGTTCGATATACGCCTGGATCATCTCGTCTGTTACGTTGCCGCTGGAGGCGGCAAAGTAACCTCGTGCCCAGAAATGTCTGCCCCAGAAGGTTTTTCTGAGGTGCGAGAAGTTGGCGAGAATTTTATACGAACTCTTACCCTTGATTTTTTGCGCCAGTTCGCTAATCGATAGGTACGGTGGGTATGAGAGAAAGAGGTGAACGTGATCGGGGGCTAATTTACCGTTGATTATCTCTACGTCCAGTTCGGTGCAGATTTGACGGATGAGATCTCTGATATAGATGCCTACTTCGCCGATAAGAATTCTTTTTCGGTACTTAGGAACCCAGACCAAGTGAACTTTTAGATCATATTTGCTGTGGGTGGTAGT belongs to bacterium and includes:
- the tnpA gene encoding IS200/IS605 family transposase, yielding MLHYRTTTHSKYDLKVHLVWVPKYRKRILIGEVGIYIRDLIRQICTELDVEIINGKLAPDHVHLFLSYPPYLSISELAQKIKGKSSYKILANFSHLRKTFWGRHFWARGYFAASSGNVTDEMIQAYIEQQDGEIIHHGPLEMG